One part of the Lotus japonicus ecotype B-129 chromosome 2, LjGifu_v1.2 genome encodes these proteins:
- the LOC130739329 gene encoding uncharacterized protein LOC130739329: HNHGIINIHINKVLYHALVSLVFFYLLSSSDSVVHARFLSRLTKPDPNNAASTARWLVSLNSWGVLNTISIDLGGAPFGNVVSFSDGLPKDGSGIPYFYLTALDPTARNAFKDQRASFTVSEYPLGTCGMIDPENPTCSKITLTGKLKLVDEKSEEAEFAKNALFSKHPEMKGWPQDHDFQVFKLEIEDIFLIDWFGGPKPLTVEQYLHPHMYHALTRGRGASSNQSSNWRSFISGLLF; this comes from the exons CACAATCATGGCATCATCAATATCCACATCAACAAGGTCTTGTATCATGCTCTTGTCTCTCTGGTCTTCTTCTACTTGCTGAGTTCATCGGATTCTGTCGTGCACGCAAGGTTCCTGTCCCGTTTAACAAAACCAGACCCAAATAATGCTGCCTCCACCGCTCGTTGGTTGGTCTCCCTCAATTCCTGGGGCGTCCTGAA TACTATCTCAATTGATTTGGGAGGAGCACCCTTTGG GAATGTGGTGTCATTTAGTGATGGGTTGCCTAAAGATGGCAGTGGCATCCCATACTTTTACTTGACAGCTCTAGATCCTACAGCGAGAAACGCATTCAAAGATCAAAGAGCTTCATTCACAGTGAGTGAATACCCCCTTGGGACCTGTGGCATGATAGACCCAGAGAATCCAACTTGCTCAAAAATTACTTTAACGGGGAAG CTGAAATTGGTTGATGAAAAGTCCGAGGAGGCTGAATTTGCTAAAAATGCCTTGTTTTCCAAGCATCCAGAGATGAAAG GCTGGCCTCAGGATCACGACTTTCAAGTCTTCAAGTTGGAAATTGAAgatatatttttaattgattgGTTTGGTGGTCCAAAACCTCTCACAGTGGAACAGTACCTTCATCCCCACAT GTATCATGCCCTTACTCGTGGAAGAGGAGCTAGCTCAAACCAGAGTTCAAACTGGAGAAGCTTCATTTCGGGCTTGCTCTTCTAA